ttctggtcaccttttggTGGGCCggtctttgttccagctgctcagctgtgcCCACTACAGTCAcctaatttctgacctaacaAATACATCTTTAAGCTTTTTATTGTCATAATGAATCTTCTCAAACAACGTGAGCAGGCAACTTAGagatcatttccattttaagttaatgaaGATTAATTTGCTAACAAAACATTCCAAGactatataaattttcaaattaaatcaaGCACTTTTGTaaacagaaagaggaaggcaggaaggaaggaagaaagcagagagTGATGGAGGGGAAGATAGGAGAGTGAactggaaggaagaaatgaaacagtACCAAGAAAATGGTCCAAACAATTGGAATGGGTGGCGACAGTGAATACAAAGAACATGGGGTGGGTGAGAACTTTGTCCCAGCCGCTGCCCTAAAACACTTCACACATAAATCGTTTGTTCTTGGAGATGATAATCTCATTATGTGACTGAGTCGAGTAAGGTTCTAGAACCAAATTCACACCTAGGCAGAGCCCACGGCTGGCAGTGAAATTAGAGCTGCGAGTCATTTTCAGCAGAAAACCCGGCTTTCTAATGACCATGAGTGTTGCACAGGTTGCCACTCAGCTACCGTGAAACATTCCTGGACAATGCCCAGAGGTGATTCCCGCAGTGCCCTCCATTGCTCAGAGAGGACAGTGGCAGTgctggaaaatttaaaatgtgggaCAGTGCAACACAGCCCTGATAATTAACCACAAGAGAAGGACAGACTTTGAACTCAGGAAAGGAGAAGTGTTATAAAGATAATCCAATaacatcaaaatattatttaacaatttaaaaagtatctaTTATCTTTTGACATACTTCATGTGTGGAGAATATTTGAGGTAGATTAACAAAGTTCTCAATTCTTTTGAGGTTGAAATCGAGACTTAGATTGTACTAAATAATTCATTCCAGGACATATAATTAGTAGGTGCAGGAAAAACTATCATGACCAAATCTTGACTACAAATCCCACTCTCACTTGACAAAAAAGTACAATTAAAGAGAGATCTAGTCATGTGTGCTCTGTATGAGCAAGTAAAATACGAAGGTTCTCTGTTTAGTGAGCACATGCAGTTGTAGAATCCAGACATCTAACAATACAGGAGGCATCGTTCAGAACATGAAGTATAGTCACGAAGCAAGCTGGGAAGAGCGTGGTCCTGACCTCGACCTCAGGGGCTCCCAGCAGCCAGGCAGTGGCGGGCCAGTGGGGGAGGGGTTATGCTTCAGTTGGGAGGACTCCAGAGGACTCTGGGGGGATAACAGAGTGGAAAAGGCGGGAAGATGTCTGAGACAAGGTACACTCACGTGAAGAATAGGTATTTATCCCACACAGAAGACTCTGACTGGTACTTCTTCCACAttagcagttttcttttttaatttgattaattggAAACTGCAGCCTCACTAAGGAGTGAGCCATTGGACAGATGGCAACAGAGCATCTGGCTATTTCATTCATGTCCAGAGAGTCAACTGCTTTCATACTGCTGGTAAATCCTGTTGCCATTCTTTGTATGTTTCTGCTTTACCTGTATGAGATTTGTCATTATTATAGGAACCCACTCACTGCCCTACTCCTCAAGGGCCTGTGTGTTCTGATCATCCACTGTCTGTCAACTATCCAAATGCAAATGCACTTGGGTGATAGGGCACACCCCATGAGAATGTATTTGTCACATAGTCCTCCCTAGCAACTCCCACCCTTCCCACAATATAATCACCCAGAAGATAAGTTTATGAGATTCAGAGGCACAGATTACTGGAAGACAAATTATACCATTGCATCACCAAGTATTGTACACAGAACCTAATGCTATTGCAAGGTGGACTGACCTAATAAAAACTCCACCAGTTTGGTAAAGCCTTTTGGTTTACTGTCAAGAGAAGGTCTGACTTGCCAGGTAGTGAAGCCTGCAGACCACTTCTTGAAGGAATGTGCTCACAGGTGGAGGAGCATGACCTTCCTGTGCTGAGCAGTCACTGAGGTGCTCCTCCTTGTCTTACACCAAGAGCAAACACCTACTGGAACATTCTGCATGTCTTCCTTTGTCTAAAAGATGGATGAACAGTCTCTCAGGGGAGTGAGGGTCAGTACTGGTGGGGAAACTGTGTGCTGCAGGGTACCTGCAGCAAGAAAGATATCTGAAAAAACAAATCAGTCCAGGAGTCTTAGCTTCCACTAACCAATGCGGACCCGTGTGCACTCATGTCTAGAGTGCTGCCTCCGAGCCCAGTGCTGTCTTTTCAGCAGACCACTAGCAGAGTTTTGCTTCCTTGCAGACATCACAGTCTTGACACCAAGGGGATCCCACAGAGGTGGAGCCCGGGAAGTTAACTGGAGCAGCTCTGACTCACTGGCCAGTCTCCACCCGAGGTGCTGGTTAGACAGACTCCCTTCCACTCAGCTGCTCTGGGGCTTCACCTGATGTAGGATTAATTAAACAAGACAGTATAATTGGATCAACTTACACCTATGGAGTCACCATTTTTTGTGAAACCATCATAAGTAATATGAAAGGTGCTTTGATGGGCCAATTTCCAGAGAGCCCACCATTCCCGTGAAATAGCGTTTACATGTAAGTGCATTTTCCTCTGCCTGTGTGGAGCTTCCAAGCATGGCGAGTTTGGAGAACCACACTGTGGCTGAGTTTCTTCTTTAGGGACTGCTGCAACACATGCCAGCTCGCTTCTGTGTCTTTGGGCTCATCTCCGTGATGTTCTTCGCTATGCTGACTGGAAATGGCCTCCTGATCCTGCTGATCCTGGTGGACCCCCTTCTGCACATCCCGATGTACTTTTTCCTGTGGCAGCTCTCTCTCATTGACATCCTGTTCACACTGGTCATTGTTCCCAAGATGATGTCTGACTTCCTTCTGCACAAGACTGCCATCTCTGCTTCTGGCTGTGGGACACAAAGCTTCCTGGGATGGGCCTTGGGTGGGACCAAGTGCATCCCTTTGGGACTCATGTCCTGTGACCAATACATGACCATCTCTAAGCCTCTCCACTATCCACTGCTCATGAACTGGTCCCTCTGCAGGCAGATGGCACTGAGCTCATGGTTGAGCAGTGCTTTCAATGCATTGGTGCACATGTTCTACACCATGAGCTTCCCTTTCTGTGGACCCAGAGAAATTCATCATTTTTACTGTGAAATCCCTGGTGTCTTGTGGCTGTCTTGTGTGGTCACCTTGCCCTTCAAGACAGGGGTGTTGATCAGTACCACCATTCTGCTTCTTGTCCCATTCTCTGTCATCCTTGCCTCCTACATGCTCATCCTGGTTACTGTCATCCACATGGCTTCTGCAGGAAGctttctccacctgctcctctcacATGACCATGGTCAGCCTATTCTACGGTGCCATCATTTTCATGTACATGAGGCCGATCTCTTCACATACTTCAGGCCAAGATAAAGTCATGTCTGTCTTCTACGCCATTCTGACACCAATGCTCAACCCCTTGATCTGTAGTCTTCAAAATAAGGATGTGGTGGGAGCCCTGGGAAAAGTCCTAGGGAAGAGATCCGAATGTGTGAAGATGTGAATATGAAGACTGTTTGCGTCATGAGTACTGAAAGCCAGCTTCCATTAAAAGTGTTTATTTGTGAATTATTCTCTCCGTATTGACCCTCTCTATGGTcctaatttattctttcattcatatttatttaagtattttaataatttctttgaaaCAAATCATTCTGTACCAATTCTatggaataaaattgaataaaagaagCATCTAATGTTATTACCCCACCTTTCCAGCTACAGACAAGACCAGTTTTGAGAATCATGACTCTGTTCACTGGGTCCATTCATTTTGTATGAATCACCTGCACCCAAGCTGGTTCTGAGGAATGCCCTGTGGTCTCCTAAATGTCACAGCCATCCTGGAATGCTCACCTTCAGTACCACACTTGATACTTCAGAAGTGAGATACATCCACCACCCAGACTCTAGGTCCCTGTGGACAGTGTTGTGTCCAGCCGCACATCTCTGTTGCTTCCAGCCCTGCTCTGGCTGGAGATCCCAGAATGTGCCATGGCAGGGCAGCAGGGAGGTCTCCCCCAGAGCAGAATGTGGCTGTGGGACAAGCTCCCTTGCCACTTTAGACACTGGGATAGCTGTGTGACTTTCTCCAGTTAAGATGCTCAAAATACTTTCAGAAATTATCCTAATAAGTTTTAACTTGTGATAAAAATGAATCAATGTAAAGCTGAGATGTGTGACATGCTTAAGGAAAACATGCTAACATTAATGATTTCAATTTGCTCCTACTTGTAAAAATCTTTTATGTAGAAACATATGAATAtgttaagaaaaatgagagggactggggatgtagcttggtggtagagcacttgcctagtgtgtgaggccctgggttctatcttttcacccagcaccacaaaaaggaaaaaaaaaaaaaaaaaaaagagggaaacttGTTCAAGGCAAGCGCTTTCTTAATGTAGAGATCTTCCTCAGTCAACATGAATTCTTAAATTTAGCACCTGGGGATTATTTATCCACATTTTCTTGTGAAACTATAAGCTggaatttaaaattctgcttctGTGAAGAAATCTAGTACCTACTGTGTTTTGAGGCTGCCGTGCACACATAACAGCTGGTGATTGCTTCAGTGACAAGTTATGACCATCCAGGTTTTTATTTGTACTTGGCTCatgttgatttcatttatatttaacttCCTCTATCTCACCATTCTGatggattggtttatttttctgtaattgaaTTCATCTGAACTCAAGAGACCATGTTTTTTCctataatagaataaaaaataaaactaataagcTTATCCATTCCAGGTGCCAGAAACACATCTGGATTGACAAGCAGCCAGGTCAAGGTTTATACTCTGCTAAATGAAGAATCCGCAGCTTTGCCTCCTTCCCATCACTCCCTGGCACAGAGCAAAGAACCAGAAGTGGCTGTGTGCACAGGGACTCGGGCCTGTGCCTGCACGGGCGCTTCACCACCTGAGCTCTAACGAGACCTCAGGACTGCCTCCCAGTACAGATGTCCAGAGTCAGGGCCACAGGTGCACAGCCAACGACCATTCTGAAGTGTCAGGTGTGTCATCAAAGGGACCCTGGGCAGGAAGTCCTCCACCGCTTTGCCAAGGTGATTATGATGGCACTTCTCAGCAATCAGGAAGACAGGGAGGCACTGGTTCCAACTATGTTGTTATGGAAAAACATGCATATGCATTAGTAGAACTTTGATTACAGCTTATGAAAATTCACTCTTTGTCAAATCCTGGGACAGAAAACTGCAATTTCCATGTCTCATGAATGAGTCAActtcaaaaagaaatttaaagtgtataattgtcatttacagtcctttAAAAACCATTGAGCGACTGGAtggccatgtgtgtgtgtgtgtgctttgacACAGAAATGTTCCTTTGTGCTTTAAAGTACCTTGTCTTCATTTCTGGGGAGAGCTTTTGTAACTACAAATTGTCTGCTTGGGAAGTGGTTTATGTTATGCATGAAATTCTTACCGGAATGGTGAGGAATAAGGCTCAGCCCTGACCTCAAAGCTGCCACATTCCGAAATCAGGTGGGTGATAGATGCTAGAACCCAGTGACCCGTGAAGTCAAGCGCCACCATGGTGGGAGAGGCGTGGTCCTGGCTGGCCCGGCAAGCGCACGTGGCAGGTGCCCTGGGGAGGAGAACCTAAAGACAAATGGGATAGATGGTGCTGGAGGTCCCAGGGAGAGGAGCTCCTGGGGCAGCGGGGAAGGAGGCCGCGTGAGGGGCTCTGCGACTCCCTGACCAGAACCCAGGGCAGCAGCGGACTGGGAATGCGTGCCACAGGCCGCAGCCCGTGGACCGCGCTCTCTGCCCTCCGAGGTCGGTGCCCCTGTGAACACACCCATGTACACCGCCCTTTCTCCGTGGGGTCTGGAAGCCGTGGCTCTGGGGACGCCCCATCAGCACACCAGTAGGGCTCAGGTCAGACAGAAGTGGGTGAGGAGCCTCGCAGCGTCTACACAGTCGTGCGCGGAGAGCCCCGCTGCGCACTTGAGGAGCACCACGGAGGCTCCGCTGGACCTGCTGGTCTTGGGAGCCCTTGTGAAGGCGACAGCTACCTGAGCCGCAGGCCCGGCGGGGCTGGGCTCTGCTGCCCGGGGAGCGGAAGCAGCTGGGAGGCTCGGTCCCCAGGTTGGGGACAACCCTCAAGTCCTCGCTGACGACCACGAGCGTGCTCCCTGGGTGTGCAGCACAGCCACGACCCGGAGGCTCGCCTTCATTCATGGTAGCTGCCCTCTCCTGTTTACTCCTGGGAAatacttcaaattttttctttcatttttacccGTATATGTTCACAGAAACAAACCTAGTCAGCGTCACCGCTGCTGCttctcgtcctcctcctcctccctctcctcctgttctccctcctctccctcctcctccttcttctctccctcctcttcctcctcccctctcctcctccctctcctcctccttccagtcctcctccctctcctcctcctcctgctctccctcctcctcttcctgctctccctccttctcctcctgctctccctccccctccttcctcttctcctcccctcctcctctccctcctccttcctctcctcctcttctcctcctccttctcctcctcctcccccccctcCTCCCATTTCCTGTTGTATTAGTGCAGTGTAGTAcacatttgtattcttgataattgctaattttattagagtgagatggaatcacaatgcagttttgatttgcattttcctaattgctaaagatgtagaacattttttcatatatttttcaaccacttgtattccttcttttgagaagtttctgtttacttcttttgcctatttattgacatggttatttgcatttttgtgtgttgagctctttgagttctttatgtattaagAATATTATTCACCTGCCAGAGGAATAACTGGAAAAGATCTTCTcatattctgtaggttctctcttagtgattttaatcatttcctttgctacacagaagctttttagtttgatggcatcccattattgattcttacttttatttattgagcTTAAGAGGTCTTGTTGAGTAAGTTGGTACCTACACATATATGATGGAATGTTGatcttattttttcctccagTGGTTGCAAAGTGTCTTGTCTAAATTCTAAGTCTTAAATtaactttgatttgacttttgtgcagagtgagagtttgggatataatttattcttctgtatacaaatatccagttttcccagcaccatttgctaaaAAGGCTAACTNNNNNNNNNNNNNNNNNNNNNNNNNNNNNNNNNNNNNNNNNNNNNNNNNNNNNNNNNNNNNNNNNNNNNNNNNNNNNNNNNNNNNNNNNNNNNNNNNNNNatagaggacacagacacaaactcaaataaaaacaattttctcatagtagacaaaggggctgaaaatacacaatggagaaaagatagcctgttcaacaaatggtgctgggaaaactggaaatccatatgcagcagaatgaaccTAAagccctgtctctcaccctgcacaagaatcagctcaaaatggatcaaggtccttgaaatcagaccagagatcctgcatcttatagaagaaaaagtaggtccaaatcttcaacttgttggcttaggatcagacttccttaacaggattcccatagcacaagaaataaaagcaagaatcaaaaactgcaacagattcaaactaaatagctttctctcagcaaacgaaactatcagcagtgcgaagagagagtctacagagtgggagaaaatctttgtcactcatacatcagatagagcactaatttccagaatagaaaaagaacttataaaactctacatgaagaatacaaataacccaatcaacaaatggattaaggaaatgaacagacactacacagaagatctagaagcaatcaacaaacataaaaaaatgttcaacatctttagtaataagagaaatgcaaatcaacactacactaagattccatctcaccccaattagaatggccattatcaagaatacaaacaacaataggtgttggcgaggatgtggggaaaaagatacactcatacattgctggtggggctgcaaattagtgcagccactgtggaaagcagtgaggagattccttagaaaatttgaaatggaaccaccatttgacctagctatcccactcctcatcctatacccaaaggacttaaaatcagcatactacagagatacagccacaccaatgttcatagctgctcaattcacaataaccagattgtggaaccaacctatatgtccttccattgatgaatggataaagaaactgtggtatatatacaaaatggaatattactcagctataaagaatagtaaaattatggcatttggaggcaaatggatgaaattggagaat
This DNA window, taken from Sciurus carolinensis chromosome 19 unlocalized genomic scaffold, mSciCar1.2 SUPER_34, whole genome shotgun sequence, encodes the following:
- the LOC124973480 gene encoding olfactory receptor 2AJ1-like, with amino-acid sequence MPARFCVFGLISVMFFAMLTGNGLLILLILVDPLLHIPMYFFLWQLSLIDILFTLVIVPKMMSDFLLHKTAISASGCGTQSFLGWALGGTKCIPLGLMSCDQYMTISKPLHYPLLMNWSLCRQMALSSWLSSAFNALVHMFYTMSFPFCGPREIHHFYCEIPGVLWLSCVVTLPFKTGVLISTTILLLVPFSVILASYMLILVTVIHMASAGSFLHLLLSHDHGARNTSGLTSSQVKVYTLLNEESAALPPSHHSLAQSKEPEVAVCTGTRACACTGASPPEL